Proteins encoded in a region of the Bactrocera tryoni isolate S06 chromosome 4, CSIRO_BtryS06_freeze2, whole genome shotgun sequence genome:
- the LOC120774065 gene encoding uncharacterized protein F58A4.6, with protein MTFLLCISDLSKHQEFKEIDTNNNVKTLPRKLLWDRVISLRANNHITSTDTACNDKNQRILKRLYIEIDGINAFYLLRELQQLTQLRLQLNTNPAMRGIDIFWLQLRPPTKEVIDYKWNRILSHTLWEHIEVEYLMSWLSTLGGGYSALGEQFSKCAEVAGKISLRQFNIGLRLGDPFLQARCKLYYSISLIQTGQLRKAKYIIREQYKFAKKQKEFDGRLVKMCHGIWLRLQYEYGLRLKSKKNSTDAILVKK; from the exons ATGACATTTCTATTATGTATCAGTGATTTGTCGAAACACCAGGAATTTAAAGAAATTGATACAAATAATAATGTGAAAACACTGCCAAGAAAATTGCTTTGGGACCGCGTAATATCCTTGCGAGCAAATAATCACATCACAAGTACTGACACAGCATGTAATGATAAAAATCAACGTATATTGAAACGCTTATATATCGAGATTGATGGCATCAATGCATTCTACCTCTTGCGGGAGCTGCAACAATTAACACAACTACGCCTGCAGTTAAACACGAATCCAGCAATGCGTGGTATTGATATATTTTGGTTGCAATTAAGACCACCAACAAAAGAAGTAATTGACTACAAATG GAATCGTATATTATCACACACACTGTGGGAGCATATCGAAGTGGAATATCTAATGTCCTGGTTATCAACACTTGGTGGCGGTTACTCTGCTCTTGGAGAACAGTTTAGCAAATGT GCGGAGGTTGCCGGTAAAATATCCTTACGTCAATTCAATATCGGTCTACGACTTGGCGATCCATTCCTACAAGCCAGATGCAAATTATATTATAGCATATCACTTATACAAACTGGTCAACTAAGAAAAGCTAAATATATTATACGTGAACAATACAAGTTCGCCAAAAAGCAAAAGGAGTTCGATGGTCGTTTAGTAAAAATGTGTCATGGTATATGGTTACGACTGCAATACGAATACGGATTGCGCTTAAAGAGTAAGAAAAACTCGACGGATGCCATTTTAGTgaaaaaatga
- the LOC120774058 gene encoding uncharacterized protein LOC120774058, which translates to MSLRYVCVEVRHNLRCANVFLQFDHSLTETEFLKIVVENDALTFREYSTATRAALGKFFTAEARTISNLTVEECNASFRLTITNEPAQVTTDNTENEKDNKRKIYITPKPNIEEGSQHIVLCKNCKCELSTTLQCQRVREFPSGSIDLNEFFCHHGPKFDEVLVPQLTDFFYGFQFVVLNSELAQQQVKMKDKHVYCRRCLQYLGENILNDNAMKLWMDTLLLKCQPNDKDDTIINVVNEKVTPTCQLLHKIIDDTLVTDVAGEPLLQQMHFCKVLLEATFPCRKRKYLLLQVLEKQLQVLRNTKPLAHGSHNNNNVLQVQLEQCKSFKLLYRLLDETEDEGGGDDKRGEKDSGETSSASSTSSDSMLLKNWKEDMSIHVLKVSPTLFGTLLDELDENALLLPELYRYTHDHFQLSYIFYED; encoded by the coding sequence ATGTCTCTGCGGTACGTTTGTGTGGAGGTGCGCCATAACCTCCGTTGTGCCAATGTATTCCTCCAGTTTGACCACAGTCTCACTGAAACGGAATTCTTAAAAATTGTTGTAGAAAACGATGCACTGACCTTTCGAGAATACTCAACAGCGACCCGCGCGGCGCTCGGTAAATTTTTTACCGCGGAAGCACGTACTATAAGTAACTTGACTGTAGAAGAGTGCAATGCCAGTTTTCGTTTAACTATAACCAATGAACCTGCCCAAGTTACTACTGATAATacagaaaatgaaaaagataataaaagaaaaatctaTATAACTCCAAAGCCAAATATCGAAGAAGGCAGCCAGCACATAGTTTTGTGCAAGAATTGTAAATGTGAACTGAGTACTACACTTCAATGCCAAAGAGTTCGAGAATTTCCCTCTGGATCTATAGACCTAAACGAATTTTTTTGTCATCATGGACCGAAATTCGATGAAGTTTTGGTGCCACAATTAACTGACTTCTTTTATGGCTTTCAATTTGTTGTACTTAATTCGGAGTTGGCACAACAACAGGTCAAAATGAAGGATAAACATGTTTACTGTCGGCGATGTTTGCAGTACCTGGGTGAAAATATACTCAACGATAATGCAATGAAATTATGGATGGACACATTGCTTTTAAAGTGTCAGCCTAACGATAAGGATGATACAATAATAAATGTTGTTAACGAGAAAGTCACACCAACATGTCagcttttacacaaaattattgACGATACTCTAGTTACAGATGTTGCTGGGGAACCATTGCTTCAACAGATGCACTTTTGTAAAGTTTTGCTGGAAGCCACCTTTCCGTGCCGAAAACGCAAATATCTGCTATTGCAAGTACTGGAAAAGCAATTACAGGTGCTACGTAACACAAAACCATTGGCTCATGGCagccataataataataatgtgctGCAAGTGCAACTTGAGcaatgcaaaagttttaaattactGTACAGACTGTTGGATGAAACAGAAGATGAAGGTGGAGGTGATGACAAAAGAGGAGAAAAAGATAGTGGTGAGACTAGCAGTGCCAGTAGTACTAGCAGCGATAGCATGCTCCTGAAAAATTGGAAAGAGGATATGTCTATACATGTACTAAAGGTATCACCTACACTCTTTGGCACATTACTGGACGAGTTGGATGAAAATGCTTTATTGCTTCCTGAATTGTACCGCTATACGCACGACCATTTTCAATTGAGTTATATATTCTATGAAGATTAG
- the LOC120774057 gene encoding bleomycin hydrolase, giving the protein MSNTNTTTSNPNAITPQKLDKWRKDFYSEPKNILAQNVCSRVDPFDVCLSRKSLETTNHIFTYKVESEGKPITNQKSSGRCWLFAALNCIRLPFMKSLNIDEFEFSQGYLFYWDKIERCNYFLNNIVKTAQRQEVVDGRLVSFLLNDPTSDGGQWDMLVNLITKHGLMPKKCFPETYSCEASMRMNAILKSKLREYAKVLRDLLAKNPSAEEVTQKIDEMMASIYKIVGICLGIPSERFTWEYYDKSKAYKSIGPVTPLEFYENYVKNVFNVEDKVCLVNDPRPSSFYDQTYTVDCLGNVVGGRPVLYNNQPVEKLLQLVAESLKAGEAVWFGCEVSKRFASKQGIEDLDVHDFKLVFDVDIQTPLSKADRLIFGESAMTHAMLFTAVSLDENGEVKKLRVENSWGEDRGEKGYLVMTAEWFKEFGFEVVIDKSFVPPEILKVFDMEPIVLPAWDPMGTLA; this is encoded by the exons atgt CCAACACCAACACCACTACCAGCAATCCAAATGCGATTACACCGCAGAAACTGGACAAATGGCGTAAGGACTTCTACAGCGAACCGAAGAACATTCTTGCACAGAATGTCTGCTCGCGAGTGGATCCATTTGATGTGTGCTTGTCGCGCAAATCCCTCGAAACTACTAACCATATATTTACTTACAAG GTGGAGAGCGAAGGCAAACCTATTACCAATCAAAAGAGTTCCGGGCGATGTTGGCTTTTTGCTGCGCTAAATTGCATACGCCTGCCATTtatgaaaagtttaaatatagatgaatttgaattttctcaGGGTTACCTATTTTATTGGGACAAAATTGAGCGTTGCAATTATTTTCTCAATAATATTGTAAAGACAGCTCAGCGCCAAGAAGTGGTGGACGGCCGtttagtttcatttttattaaat GATCCAACCTCAGATGGCGGCCAATGGGATAtgttagttaatttaataaCCAAACATGGTTTAATGCCAAAGAAATGTTTTCCAGAGACTTACAGTTGTGAGGCAAGCATGCGCATGAATGCCATATTGAAGAGCAAG CTACGTGAATATGCCAAAGTCTTACGTGATCTTTTGGCTAAAAATCCTAGCGCGGAAGAGGTTACTCAAAAGATTGATGAAATGATGGCTAGTATCTACAAGATAGTAGGTATCTGTTTGGGCATTCCGTCAGAACGCTTCACCTGGGAGTATTATGACAAATCCAAAGCTTATAAATCCATTGGCCCAGTTACGCCGTTGGAGTTCTACGAAAACtacgttaaaaatgtttttaatgtgGAAGATAAG GTATGTTTAGTAAATGATCCACGCCCATCCAGTTTTTATGACCAAACATACACAGTGGATTGTCTTGGCAATGTGGTGGGTGGCCGCCCAGTGCTTTATAATAATCAACCGGTTGAGAAACTACTGCAGCTGGTAGCTGAAAGCTTAAAAGCCGGTGAGGCTGTTTGGTTTGGTTGTGAAGTCAGTAAACGCTTTGCATCAAAGCAGGGCATTGAAGATTTGGATGT ACATGACTTTAAACTAGTCTTTGATGTTGATATTCAAACGCCTTTGTCAAAGGCCGATCGCCTAATTTTTGGAGAATCAGCCATGACCCATGCCATGTTATTCACTGCAGTCTCCCTAGAT GAAAATGGTGAAGTAAAGAAATTGCGAGTTGAAAACTCGTGGGGTGAGGACCGTGGTGAAAAGGGTTATTTGGTTATGACCGCTGAATGGTTTAAGGAATTCGGTTTCGAAGTTGTGATTGACAAGTCATTCGTACCACCCGAAATTCTTAAAGTTTTCGACATGGAACCAATTGTGCTTCCTGCTTGGGACCCAATGGGCACCCTagcttaa
- the LOC120774067 gene encoding uncharacterized protein LOC120774067 — MAEGTYEYECMRAELLGIEKPNEEEFEKARAERLKREQEELETAEAALLEQQEDQMRNVGGRLDELNTILSSTQQKLNRFKQTACGSLSNIFARGSVDLPDGTPSTSATASRRNTTATGGSISGQHNDEKNDSDTNSTQDLDNVRDQEFEGETKPIIPTEKIRAAKMDIQKKMTSHLDKLDSLINKADNAEISMSEQTKQMSRMAK, encoded by the exons ATGGCTGAAGGCACCTACGAATACGAGTGTATGAGAGCAGAATTGTTAGGCATAGAAAAACCTAATGAGGAGGAATTCGAGAAGGCGCGTGCCGAGCGCTTGAAACGTGAACAAGAGGAATTAGAAACCGCCGAGGCTGCG cttctCGAGCAGCAGGAAGACCAAATGCGTAATGTTGGTGGGCGTTTGGATGAGTTGAACACAATATTATCATCGACACAACAGAAATTAAATCGCTTCAAGCAAACAGCTTGTGGTAGtctatcaaatatatttgcaagagGCTCAGTAGATTTGCCAGATGGTACACCATCCACCTCCGCAACTGCTAGTCGACGTAATACCACCGCAACGGGAGGCAGCATTAGTGGTCAACATAATGATGAGAAGAACGACTCCGATACAAATAGTACACAGGATCTTGACAATGTGCGAGATCAGGAATTTGAAGGTGAAACAAAACCTATTATACCAACGGAGAAAATTAGGGCAGCGAAAATGGATATACAGAAGAAAATGACTTCACATTTAGACAAATTAGACTCGTTAATTAACAAGGCCGATAATGCGGAAATTTCAATGTCGGAACAAACAAAACAGATGAGCCGTATGGCAAAGTAA
- the LOC120774055 gene encoding U4/U6.U5 tri-snRNP-associated protein 2, with protein MSTNGDYEYKSTITTQFLIPKGIEPVAKKPKVEPKIAANGKVKEEHDEYELEPSAFNPKYRVCPYLDTINRHLLDFDFEKLCSISLTRINVYACLVCGKYFQGRGTNTHAYTHSVSEAHHVFLNLQTLRFYCLPDNYEIIDSSLDDIKYVLNPTFEPKDIRQLDRSEPKYSRTVDGTLYLPGVVGLNNIKANDYCNVVLHALSHVGPLRDYYLREQNYAKIKRPPGDSIFNLVQRFGELMRKMWNPRNFKAHVSPHEMLQAVVLWSNKSFQITEQGDPIDFLSWFLHTLHRALKGNKKPDSSIIHKIFLGEMKIYTRKIPPVELDDTQKSLLLATEEYQEKCENSNFLYLTCDLPPPPLFTDEFRENIIPQVNLYQLLAKFNGTTEKEYNTYKDNFLKRFEITRLPQYIILYIKRFTKNTFFLEKNPTIVNFPIKNVDFGDILSMKNREQLKNTKYNLVANIVHDGEPKKGTYRAHILHKANGQWYEMQDLHVTEILPPMITLTESYIQIYERNND; from the exons ATGTCAACAAATGGTGATTATGAATATAAAAGCACTATtacaacacaatttttaattcctaAAGGTATTGAACCGGTGGCTAAAAAGCCGAAGGTGGAGCCAAAGATAGCCGCAAATGGCAAGGTGAAGGAAGAGCATGATGAGTACG AACTTGAACCGTCTGCGTTTAATCCAAAGTATCGTGTCTGTCCATATCTGGATACGATTAATCGCCACTTACtagattttgattttgaaaagttGTGTTCAATCTCGCTAACCCGCATAAACGTTTACGCGTGTCTGGTTTGCGGCAAATATTTCCAAGGGCGCGGCACAAATACGCACGCTTATACACATTCCGTGTCGGAGGCGCATCATGTTTTTctcaatttacaaacattacGCTTCTACTGTCTGCCAgataattatgaaattattgaCTCCTCGCTAGACGACATCAAATATGTTCTGAACCCCACTTTTGAACCCAAAGATATAAGACAGCTGGATCGTTCCGAACCGAAGTACTCACGCACAGTCGACGGCACCCTTTATTTACCCGGTGTTGTGGGgttaaataacataaaagcGAACGACTACTGTAACGTGGTGCTGCACGCGCTATCACACGTGGGTCCTTTACGCGATTACTACCTGCGTGAACAGAATTACGCTAAAATAAAAAGACCACCTGGTGATTCTATCTTTAACCTAGTGCAACGTTTCGGTGAACTTATGCGAAAAATGTGGAATCCACGAAATTTTAAGGCACACGTGTCGCCGCACGAAATGTTGCAGGCAGTAGTGTTGTGGTCTAATAAGAGCTTTCAAATAACGGAACAAGGTGATCCCATTGATTTTCTATCTTGGTTCTTGCATACGCTACATCGTGCGTTGAAAGGCAACAAAAAGCCCGATTCTTCCATCATACACAAAATCTTTTTGggtgaaatgaaaatttatacgCGCAAAATTCCGCCAGTAGAGCTGGATGATACGCAGAAATCGTTACTTTTAGCTACAGAGGAATATCAAGAGAAATGTGAAAATTCTAACTTTCTATACCTAACATGCGACCTACCCCCGCCACCGCTGTTCACCGACGAATTTCGCGAAAATATCATACCACAAGTGAATCTTTATCAATTACTCGCAAAATTTAATGGGACGACCGAAAAGGAGTACAACACGtataaagataattttttgaagCGATTCGAAATCACGCGTTTGCCACagtatattatactatatatcaaaCGTTTCACGAAGAATACTTTCTTCTTGGAGAAGAATCCAACCATTGTCAACTTTCCGATCAA AAACGTGGACTTTGGCGATATTTTGTCAATGAAGAATCGTGAACAACtcaaaaataccaaatataatTTGGTAGCAAATATTGTGCATGATGGTGAGCCGAAAAAGGGCACTTATCGAGCGCATATTTTGCATAAAGCCAACGGTCAGTGGTATGAAATGCAAGATTTGCATGTAACGGAAATTTTGCCACCCATGATCACACTTACAGAGTCATACATACAGATTTATGAACGAAATAACGATTGA